The Brassica oleracea var. oleracea cultivar TO1000 chromosome C6, BOL, whole genome shotgun sequence genomic interval ATTGTAATGATTAACAAATAGAAATGAAACACTACAAAAAAAAAAGGCTACAAAGATCCCACTCGAAAGGTATCACACGGAAGCTAAATCCAAACTCTGCTACGTTTGCTCTTTGTCCAAGTTCTCTGGCACAATCGGATCTTGATCCTAAGGAAACTTAGCTTAGCTCTTGGTAGTTTAACAAACTGTGTTGATTCCCACAACAACATAACATGGGGAGTTCTTGTAAACGCTGCACAGAATAAATACACACTTCAAAACTCAGCTTCATCACAGCACAAAGGTATCTTATATATCTAAAGCCATCCCCAAATCATTAACTGTGTTTCTGGACCACAGTGATGACGCATCAGAGAACAATGGATGGGTAATGTACCTTACAGCAAGTTACACAACCAGGTTTGGAGTACAGGCAATGAGTGCTTTCACTTGTAAGGAGCAAAAATGATGCTGGAGTTGTGCCCACCAAACCCGAATGAATTTGACAAGGCTGCTTTAATGTCCAGTCTCTCCTTCTCAGAACCCACCAGCAAATTTGTATCCTGCTCCAGTTTCACCACATAAGGTAGTAGAATTATTAAAATCTCACAGGCGAACAGTTTGTTGTGGACATTAAATGTACTAGTATCCGTAACTATGATCATCTTGGAATAACAATATGCCAAAAAAAAATTTACAAACATACCACTCCATTGTCTGGACTCTCGAGGTTGATATTTGGATGAACCCATCCGGTCCTTATTGCCTGTTAGAAAACAGCAGAAATTCAACATGAAAAAGTTGCGAATATTTGTTTAAACATCAGTTCTTCCCCCTCATAGATACGATGATTTGTTTGTCTAATATCAAATGTGTTTACCTGCACGGTGGCGACAGCTTCAACGGCCCCAGCAGCTCCCAGCAAGTGCCCAATCATAGATTTTGTGGAATTTACTTTTATCTGCAACATTGTGCAAGAACAGTTAAGGAAAGCACACGAAAACTACCTTGAAATCTTGTAACAACTCCTAATAAACTGAACTCGAATAGGCCTGGAGAAGAGAAAGCTACCTCAGGATTTTGGCCAAAGCAGTGAGCAAGGGCTTGGTACTCCTTAAGATCTCCAGCTGGTGTTGAGGTTGCATGTGCATTTATATAGTTGATCTGTTCCTTTGAAATCCCAGCATCAGCTAATGCTCTCTCGATACAGAGAATGACACCAGCACCTGTGGTTATAATCACAAAAGAGATTTAAAACTTGCAGTTAATTAGTAAAAACTAATATGAAAGAGGGGAAAATGAAACTACCATCAGGGCGAGGCTCGGTCATGTGATAGGCATCACATGTGAAACTCCCACCAAGGAACTCTGCGTAGATTGTTGCTCCTCTTTTCTGAACAACAAAAAATAAATCAGAATACACAAGTTCTGACTATTTTTTCCATAAGCAAGAATGAACAAAAAGCTTGGAGGTACAGTTTCATTTGTGAAAAATAATACACATGAAACAACGAACAGCAACAAGAACGAATGAGCTATATACCTTAGCATGTTCAAGCTCTTCCAAAAGCAAAACTCCAGCTCCCTCTCCCATCACGAAACCATCTCGGTTCTGTTATGCAATCAAGACCACCAAATTAGAAGATTATCCATCCACAAGCCACACGTTTCCTCACATTAAAATTTTTTCAACATTACATACATGTAAGGGGAGTTATTGTTGGCAAAAACTCAATAAAAGGGTATTGCAACATGCCAATGGAAAAGAAGACAGAGCAAGAGATTGCTGAAACTTACGCTATCCCAAGGGCGAGAAGCTTTTGTGGGATCATTATTCCTTTGAGAAAGAGCACGGCATGCAACAAAACCTCCCAACCCTGCATTGGTACACACAAGATATTAAATTAAAAATCATGTAGCTTAGAATTAAAAAAACAGAGCAAACAATGTAATATAAGAGAACGAATTTTCACCTATTGGAATAATAACTGAATCCGAGCCACCACAGAGCATTACATCCTGAAAGACATAGTCTGATAAACTTAGAACCAGAAGTCTACCAAACAGTCGAACTTCCAAGTGCGTGGAGAATACTTACAGCTTCCCCTTTAATAATGTGGTTTGCCGAATTCAAAATGCAAAAGTTGCTTGTTGCACAAGCAGTTGAGATAGAATAGTTTGGCCCCATCCATCCCTAATACATTAACCACAAAGAAAGGTTAAGTTAAGTTCCTGGTGGTGGTGATCCATATAAATATTACATAACATATAATTTGTTTTTAAATCAGACCAGATCCAAAGCAAGCATAGCAGAACCCATGTTTGTTGTGGCGAAAGGCACACAAAAAGGGTTCATCTTCTTGTAAGAGATCTTCATAGCTTCAATAGCATCTTGAAAAACCTGTATCAGAAACCTCGATCTGAAACTCTTTTCATCATACTCTCTAAAATGCTCAAACACGAGAATCAAGAATGTACGTACCTTCATGCCTCCCATTGCAGAGCCAATCAAGACTCCGCATTTGGCTTTGTCAAACTCTGCCATTACTTCTTCGGTTACCCCACCATCAACCAAAGCCTTCTTGCCAGCAGTGAGAAGATAGAGCATGAACTTGTCCATCCTCTTTGAGAGTTTCGGAGCAACCCACCCCTCAGTTGAGAAGGATTTGATCTCTCCAGCAATTCTCTTCACAAAAGTAAAAATAAATAAATATATTCAAGTAAGCAACAAAATCAAATGGAAAAAGCTTTAAGAAATTATGATATAATATTTGTTTACCGTGGGAAAAGCAGAACAATCAAAATTCTCAATCTGGCTAATACCACTGTTGCCTTGTAGGAGATTCTCATAAAAGGTGTCTGGGTCATGACCTAGTGATGTTTCAACTCCCATGCCTGTCACCACAACACGGCGCTGCTCCGTAGGGGGTTTGTTGTCAACCTTGGCTTCCTTTTGCATATCCATCGCAACAGCCATGGCTCCTCCACCTAAAAAACCACAAAAGACACATTATAGATTGATGAGAGATCAGCTACTACAACAGAAACCACATTCACAGTTGATGATAGATTAACTTAATTAGCCACTATCCAGAAACCACATTTGAGTTCCACATACTCCTTATCTAAACTCACAGAAGTGTGCTTTGCATATTACACACACAATACAACAAAGAGTCAAACTTCATATTTAAGCTGAGATTCCAAATCAGCATACTTTCCCATTAAACTTGACCTCCAAGTTGAATCATTTGACCAAGTAACATAAACACACATAACAGCATCGAACTAAGACTTGTGTAAGAAAACATAAAAAAAGAGAAACTTTACTA includes:
- the LOC106300866 gene encoding 3-oxoacyl-[acyl-carrier-protein] synthase II, chloroplastic; this encodes MVGGAASSSCYASPLCTWFVAACMSVSHGGGDSRQAVSLKSTGRSRRSRRQLTKCLALSGSGSVQEALVTTSFGPCNHYNALSSLFGSNSVSLNRNQRRLNLAAASSGGGAMAVAMDMQKEAKVDNKPPTEQRRVVVTGMGVETSLGHDPDTFYENLLQGNSGISQIENFDCSAFPTRIAGEIKSFSTEGWVAPKLSKRMDKFMLYLLTAGKKALVDGGVTEEVMAEFDKAKCGVLIGSAMGGMKVFQDAIEAMKISYKKMNPFCVPFATTNMGSAMLALDLGWMGPNYSISTACATSNFCILNSANHIIKGEADVMLCGGSDSVIIPIGLGGFVACRALSQRNNDPTKASRPWDSNRDGFVMGEGAGVLLLEELEHAKKRGATIYAEFLGGSFTCDAYHMTEPRPDGAGVILCIERALADAGISKEQINYINAHATSTPAGDLKEYQALAHCFGQNPEIKVNSTKSMIGHLLGAAGAVEAVATVQAIRTGWVHPNINLESPDNGVDTNLLVGSEKERLDIKAALSNSFGFGGHNSSIIFAPYK